The proteins below are encoded in one region of Qipengyuania sp. HL-TH1:
- a CDS encoding response regulator: protein MSLGDQIARNLPYLRRYARALTGSQATGDAFVRATLEAALADSELKQSLEGGRVPLYRAFNKVWSSAYLDVPENVGDDRHEGAAQDRLKSVTPLNRQALLLTTLEDFSSDQAGEIMDMAADDIERLAQEAISEIDRESSTSVLIIEDEPLISMQLEDLVSSLGHEVCGTAATRTQAQEVVAEKTPGLVLADIQLADGSSGLDAVDDILAISSVPVIFITAYPERLLTGDRPEPTYLVTKPFQEQTVRAAISQALFFGSSRPLG, encoded by the coding sequence ATGTCACTTGGTGATCAGATTGCTCGTAACTTGCCGTACCTCCGCCGCTATGCGCGCGCGCTGACGGGTTCGCAGGCTACGGGAGACGCATTTGTCCGTGCCACGCTTGAAGCCGCTCTGGCCGATAGCGAACTCAAACAATCGCTCGAAGGCGGCCGCGTGCCGCTTTACCGGGCCTTCAACAAAGTCTGGTCGAGCGCTTATCTGGATGTTCCGGAAAACGTCGGCGACGACCGCCACGAAGGCGCCGCGCAGGACCGGCTGAAATCGGTTACGCCGCTCAACCGCCAGGCGCTGCTCCTGACCACGCTGGAGGACTTCTCGTCCGACCAGGCGGGGGAAATCATGGATATGGCTGCCGACGACATCGAGCGCCTGGCGCAGGAAGCCATTTCCGAGATCGACCGTGAATCGTCGACCAGCGTGCTCATCATCGAAGACGAGCCGCTGATCTCGATGCAACTCGAAGACCTGGTGTCCTCGCTCGGCCACGAAGTCTGCGGGACTGCTGCCACGCGTACGCAGGCGCAGGAAGTGGTCGCGGAAAAGACGCCCGGGCTGGTGCTGGCCGATATCCAGCTGGCCGATGGTTCGTCGGGCCTCGATGCGGTGGACGATATCCTCGCCATCAGCAGCGTCCCGGTGATCTTCATCACCGCCTATCCCGAACGCCTGTTGACCGGTGACCGGCCCGAGCCGACCTACCTCGTCACCAAGCCGTTCCAGGAACAGACGGTCCGCGCCGCGATCAGCCAGGCGCTGTTCTTCGGATCGAGCCGCCCGCTGGGCTGA
- a CDS encoding NepR family anti-sigma factor: MKSDTPKKPQRSTAGGPPPSSGAGGRGKDPDWANGLRQLYDSVVEEPLPDSFQNLLDQLDAKS, encoded by the coding sequence ATGAAGTCCGACACACCAAAAAAACCGCAGCGGTCGACCGCCGGCGGACCGCCCCCGAGTTCCGGCGCAGGTGGCCGCGGCAAGGACCCCGATTGGGCCAATGGCCTCAGGCAGCTGTACGATTCGGTGGTCGAAGAACCGCTGCCCGACAGTTTCCAGAACCTGCTCGACCAGCTGGACGCCAAGTCCTGA
- a CDS encoding CHASE domain-containing protein yields the protein MIDYPRGIPVLIFILVTGITVLSVFAIERGEKQRDAADVARKAQAMTSAIERRAYTSSAYLRAGAALLSTQDEVTPELFRRFVSELRLDANYRGAEGIGWAPVIEAGEVELFENRLGVSRVEEKRVSPTLEEQPRDMLTPILYLQPDTVRNRRALGYDMYAEPIRRAAMDLAAANDRPTASGPIVLVQEGGGKEAGFLIYMPVYEGLSNTRGLKGFIYSPFNATQFLDSAGELVSYDAVGARLLDGETPARMSMAQSEGWVEGRSAVTREVNLANRAMVLEVQSTREAGLSSMSMITLLFGLAVASLLMLVSRLLTQQTLEDRRAISWFEEQNSIRNSLTRELNHRVKNTLANVLSIVSLTRRRSDDLDEFAEGLDGRIRALSATHDLLTQSEWGTTPIRSVIEVELAPYVRDEDHTLELDGPHTELAPNDALSLGLAIHELATNAAKYGSLSIAGGSVSVRWSQLNDTLAKIEWIESGGPPVGKPQRRGFGTDLIEKIVAHELRHPVELKFDPEGVRCTLMVPVREPSEFELRRKGPGGRRN from the coding sequence TTGATCGATTATCCGCGCGGTATCCCGGTGCTGATTTTCATCCTCGTGACCGGCATCACCGTGCTCAGCGTGTTTGCGATCGAGCGGGGCGAGAAGCAGCGCGATGCCGCGGATGTCGCGCGCAAGGCGCAGGCGATGACCTCGGCGATCGAGCGCCGTGCCTATACCAGCTCGGCCTATCTGCGCGCAGGCGCAGCGCTGCTGTCGACGCAGGACGAGGTGACGCCAGAACTGTTCCGGCGGTTCGTCTCCGAATTGCGGCTCGATGCCAATTATCGCGGTGCGGAGGGGATCGGCTGGGCTCCGGTTATCGAGGCGGGCGAGGTCGAGCTTTTCGAGAACCGTCTCGGTGTCAGCCGGGTCGAGGAAAAGCGCGTTTCCCCCACGCTCGAAGAGCAGCCGCGCGACATGCTGACGCCGATCCTCTATCTCCAGCCCGACACCGTCCGCAACCGCCGCGCGCTGGGTTACGACATGTATGCCGAACCGATCCGCCGCGCGGCAATGGATCTGGCGGCGGCCAACGACCGCCCGACCGCAAGCGGCCCGATCGTGCTGGTGCAGGAAGGCGGCGGCAAGGAGGCAGGCTTCCTCATCTACATGCCGGTCTACGAAGGGCTCAGCAATACGCGCGGGCTGAAGGGCTTCATCTACAGCCCGTTCAACGCCACCCAGTTCCTCGATTCGGCCGGCGAGCTGGTAAGCTATGACGCGGTCGGTGCGCGGCTGCTCGATGGCGAGACACCTGCACGCATGTCGATGGCGCAGAGCGAGGGGTGGGTCGAAGGGCGCTCCGCCGTAACCCGCGAGGTCAATCTCGCCAACCGCGCGATGGTGCTCGAAGTGCAATCGACGCGCGAGGCCGGGCTGTCCTCGATGTCGATGATTACGCTGCTGTTCGGTCTTGCGGTCGCCAGCCTGCTGATGCTCGTCTCGCGCCTGCTCACCCAGCAGACGCTGGAAGACCGGCGGGCGATCAGCTGGTTCGAGGAGCAGAACTCGATCCGCAATTCGCTCACCCGCGAGCTCAACCACCGGGTCAAGAACACGCTCGCCAACGTGCTCTCGATCGTCTCGCTGACTCGCCGCCGGTCAGACGACCTGGATGAATTTGCCGAAGGGCTCGACGGGCGTATCCGTGCGCTGTCCGCCACGCACGACCTGCTGACGCAGTCGGAATGGGGGACCACGCCGATCCGCTCGGTGATCGAGGTCGAACTGGCGCCCTATGTGCGCGACGAGGATCACACGCTCGAGCTGGACGGACCGCATACCGAGCTTGCGCCCAATGATGCGCTGTCGCTGGGGCTGGCGATCCACGAACTGGCGACCAATGCCGCCAAATATGGTTCGCTCAGCATTGCCGGGGGCAGCGTGTCGGTGCGCTGGAGCCAGCTCAACGATACGCTGGCCAAGATCGAATGGATCGAAAGCGGCGGCCCGCCCGTCGGCAAGCCGCAGCGGCGCGGGTTCGGCACCGACCTGATCGAGAAGATCGTCGCGCATGAACTGCGCCACCCGGTCGAGCTCAAATTCGATCCCGAAGGCGTGCGCTGCACGCTGATGGTCCCGGTGCGCGAGCCGAGCGAATTCGAATTGCGGCGCAAGGGCCCCGGCGGCCGCAGGAACTGA